A stretch of the Puniceicoccaceae bacterium genome encodes the following:
- the mgrA gene encoding L-glyceraldehyde 3-phosphate reductase — MQYAPSPTRYANSDFYQRCGRSGLKLPKLSLGLWHNFGDQTLIETSRAMIHRSFDLGITHFDLANNYGPPPGSAETHFGRILSEDLAAYRDELIISTKAGYYMWDGPYGEWGSRKYLISSLDQSLKRLGLDYVDIFYSHRPDPDTPLEETMGALDAVVRAGKALYVGVSNYSAEQTRQAAHILRELGTPCLIHQPRYNMFDRWVEAELLDVLDENGMGCIPFCPLAQGLLTQRYLAGIPEDSRAASGSPFLKSGDITESRLKQLIALNAIAKERGQSLAQLALVWLLRRTTVTSALIGASRVSQIEDNVKALDNANFDEEELRAIEAILVE; from the coding sequence ATGCAGTACGCGCCTTCTCCCACACGATACGCGAATTCCGATTTCTACCAGCGCTGCGGACGCAGTGGACTCAAACTTCCGAAGCTTTCACTCGGACTCTGGCATAATTTTGGAGACCAGACCCTGATCGAAACCTCGCGTGCGATGATCCACCGGTCCTTTGATCTGGGCATCACCCATTTTGATCTGGCTAATAACTACGGTCCACCTCCGGGATCTGCTGAAACCCACTTCGGACGCATCCTCAGTGAAGATCTGGCAGCCTACCGGGATGAACTCATCATCTCCACCAAGGCAGGTTACTACATGTGGGACGGTCCGTATGGAGAATGGGGATCGCGAAAATACCTGATTTCCAGTCTCGATCAGAGTCTGAAACGGCTGGGGCTGGATTATGTGGACATCTTTTACTCGCATCGACCCGATCCTGACACTCCTCTGGAGGAAACCATGGGGGCTCTCGATGCGGTCGTTCGGGCAGGAAAGGCACTGTATGTGGGGGTTTCCAATTATTCTGCTGAACAAACCCGACAGGCTGCCCACATCCTTCGCGAACTGGGAACGCCCTGCCTGATTCATCAACCGCGCTACAACATGTTTGACCGATGGGTTGAAGCAGAACTGCTCGACGTTCTCGATGAAAACGGAATGGGCTGTATTCCGTTCTGTCCGCTCGCCCAGGGCTTGCTCACCCAGCGCTACCTTGCTGGTATCCCCGAAGATTCCCGCGCAGCCAGTGGTTCTCCTTTTCTGAAATCCGGAGACATCACCGAATCCCGCCTGAAACAACTCATCGCGCTCAATGCTATTGCGAAGGAACGCGGACAATCCCTGGCCCAGCTCGCGCTGGTTTGGCTGCTGCGCCGGACGACAGTGACCTCTGCACTCATCGGAGCGAGCCGGGTCTCACAGATCGAGGACAACGTCAAAGCACTCGACAACGCAAATTTTGATGAGGAGGAATTGCGTGCAATTGAAGCTATTCTGGTAGAGTAG
- a CDS encoding UTP--glucose-1-phosphate uridylyltransferase: protein MPATEHMDPFVEVILSQEASVRDTSLFHICRDMPLDRLLKSCEELERFWKSTDNLYHRVRALFFLYAIHRFVLPQKTGLNRYGPIPHTAFQHLLSRRFTEAITTFLQAEADPRLNDTISSGLAHAYMRLGLQFLADQVRSCVRGVVGNQWMFRTGHPLDFPLRIRNELREGAGCFPILAEKTAVRMDLSHSSWSDIFFLGMDRPEYARVINISIDLALRDAAHGPKPPVQAYFRVIDEPVIRLVSIDLECSASIRSFHEIFDFGRDYLGLLKAAVIASGLVPPGMEGSDEPLSALLERMIGPGLGFELVSSVENIPKGSRLAVSTNLLAALISVCMRATEQVKHLTGPLAENERRLIAARAILGEWLGGSGGGWQDSGGVWPGIKLIEGCLAQERDREFGVSRGKLLPRHTVFGPDQISPSARQALQDSLILVHGGMAQNVGPILEMVTERYLLRTRDDWTARLESLEITQHILKALEEGDIQKLGELTTRHFFGPLKRIIPWASNAYTERVIEQVRTALGEDFWGFWMLGGMSGGGMGFMVAPARQQSAKSIIHEILLRTKRQMEHALPFAMDPVIYDFAINDAGSTAALAPLFPSSYYRLRLNRLLQLSPNERTRTDRADLESVSRGLNQQGWPAGVGMELLSGLLPDLSDPGQTASDPLSTLDALLEENGFDPLQHETIRSELQSGKIGIAQNRLRANTQIEDVEDQDLLHPKVDATQIASAENAIRNGQVAVITLAAGAGSRWTQGAGVVKALHPFAHLGGRHRNFMEVHLAKSRRIHQQYGQHPLHVFTTSYLTHGPIQSWFEHDANARHTHSAVWLSRGKSVGLRLVPTLEDLHFAWEVLPQQQLDEQSEKVRRSVRKALMDWAENTGEASDYRDNLPLQCMHPVGHWYEVPNMFLNGVMARMLDHQPDLQYLFIHNIDTLGASLHADTLATFMASGQDLMFEVISRQIDDHGGGLARVDGKPRLVEGLAMPSERDEFKLRYYNSATAWVHLDSLLRAFELERHDLKDPQKVRASVRKFAARMPTYITLKEVKKRWGRGHEDVYPVLQFERLWGDMSAVPELRTGFLKVDRQRGQQLKEQAQLDGWLRDGSADYIASLCSWD from the coding sequence ATGCCTGCAACCGAACACATGGACCCCTTTGTGGAAGTGATCCTCTCGCAGGAAGCTTCCGTCCGCGACACGTCTCTGTTTCACATCTGCAGGGATATGCCCCTGGACAGGCTGCTCAAGTCTTGCGAAGAACTCGAACGATTCTGGAAATCCACAGACAATCTCTACCATCGCGTTCGTGCCCTCTTCTTCCTCTATGCCATTCATCGTTTTGTGCTACCGCAAAAAACCGGCCTGAATCGCTACGGTCCCATTCCCCACACCGCTTTTCAGCACCTGCTCAGCCGTCGATTCACCGAGGCAATTACGACCTTTCTCCAGGCCGAAGCGGATCCAAGACTCAACGACACCATCAGCAGCGGACTGGCTCACGCCTACATGCGACTGGGCCTTCAATTCCTTGCCGACCAGGTCCGCTCCTGCGTGCGCGGCGTTGTCGGCAACCAATGGATGTTCCGAACAGGTCACCCGCTCGATTTTCCGCTTCGCATCCGCAATGAACTCAGAGAGGGTGCTGGTTGCTTCCCGATCCTCGCGGAAAAAACCGCAGTACGCATGGACCTCTCTCATAGTTCCTGGAGCGACATTTTTTTCCTCGGCATGGATCGCCCCGAATATGCACGGGTGATCAACATTTCCATCGATCTCGCCCTGCGCGATGCGGCCCATGGACCCAAACCTCCTGTTCAAGCCTACTTCCGTGTCATTGACGAGCCAGTCATCCGCCTGGTGTCAATCGACCTGGAATGCAGTGCGAGCATCCGCTCCTTTCATGAAATTTTTGACTTCGGACGCGACTATCTGGGCCTGCTCAAGGCTGCCGTGATCGCCTCCGGACTGGTTCCTCCGGGCATGGAGGGTTCCGATGAACCTCTTTCTGCCCTGCTCGAACGCATGATTGGACCGGGTCTTGGATTTGAGCTGGTCAGCTCCGTCGAAAACATTCCAAAGGGTTCGCGCCTGGCGGTTTCAACCAACTTGCTCGCCGCACTGATCTCTGTCTGCATGCGTGCGACAGAACAGGTCAAGCACCTTACCGGTCCGCTTGCAGAAAATGAGCGCCGACTCATCGCCGCCCGGGCAATCCTCGGAGAGTGGCTCGGTGGCTCCGGTGGCGGCTGGCAGGACTCCGGTGGAGTATGGCCAGGCATCAAGCTGATCGAGGGTTGCCTGGCACAGGAGCGCGACCGTGAATTCGGAGTCAGTCGTGGCAAACTGCTTCCGCGCCACACCGTTTTTGGCCCCGATCAAATTTCTCCCTCGGCACGTCAGGCACTTCAGGACTCGTTGATTCTCGTTCATGGGGGCATGGCACAAAATGTAGGTCCCATTCTCGAAATGGTGACCGAGCGCTACCTGCTGCGAACCCGTGATGACTGGACCGCACGCCTGGAGTCCCTCGAGATCACCCAACACATACTCAAGGCCCTCGAAGAAGGTGACATTCAAAAGCTTGGAGAACTCACCACACGTCATTTTTTCGGACCCCTCAAACGCATCATTCCCTGGGCCAGCAACGCCTACACCGAACGCGTGATCGAACAGGTCCGCACTGCGCTAGGTGAAGATTTCTGGGGATTTTGGATGCTTGGCGGCATGTCCGGCGGTGGCATGGGATTCATGGTCGCACCCGCGCGACAGCAGAGCGCAAAATCCATCATCCATGAAATTCTGCTCAGGACCAAACGCCAAATGGAGCATGCTCTCCCCTTTGCGATGGACCCGGTTATCTACGATTTTGCCATCAACGATGCAGGTTCCACCGCTGCACTGGCACCCCTGTTTCCGTCCTCCTACTACCGACTTCGGCTCAATCGCCTGCTGCAACTTTCGCCGAATGAGCGCACCCGTACCGACCGGGCAGACCTTGAGTCCGTTTCGCGGGGTCTCAACCAGCAGGGTTGGCCCGCCGGTGTCGGCATGGAACTGCTCTCGGGCTTGCTGCCAGATCTGAGCGATCCGGGCCAAACCGCTTCAGATCCGTTGTCCACCCTCGATGCGTTGCTCGAGGAAAACGGGTTTGATCCCCTGCAGCACGAAACCATTCGCAGTGAACTGCAAAGTGGGAAGATCGGGATCGCCCAAAACCGCCTGCGCGCCAACACCCAAATCGAGGATGTTGAGGATCAGGACCTGCTGCATCCGAAAGTGGATGCAACCCAAATCGCCAGTGCCGAAAACGCGATCCGCAATGGGCAGGTGGCAGTGATTACCCTCGCAGCAGGTGCAGGCTCGCGCTGGACGCAGGGAGCTGGCGTGGTCAAGGCGCTGCACCCATTTGCCCATCTGGGTGGTCGACATCGCAATTTCATGGAAGTGCATCTGGCCAAGTCACGTCGGATTCACCAACAGTATGGACAGCATCCACTGCATGTGTTCACCACCAGTTATCTGACCCATGGTCCCATCCAAAGCTGGTTTGAACACGATGCAAATGCCCGGCATACTCACTCAGCCGTTTGGCTGTCCCGCGGGAAATCTGTGGGCCTGCGCCTTGTCCCGACGCTGGAGGATTTGCATTTTGCGTGGGAAGTGCTGCCCCAACAACAGCTTGATGAACAATCCGAAAAGGTTCGCCGCAGCGTTCGCAAGGCGCTGATGGACTGGGCGGAAAACACTGGCGAAGCTTCGGACTACCGCGACAATCTTCCCCTTCAGTGCATGCACCCGGTTGGTCACTGGTATGAAGTTCCCAACATGTTCCTCAATGGCGTTATGGCCCGCATGCTCGACCATCAGCCTGACCTGCAGTACCTGTTCATTCATAACATTGATACCCTTGGGGCAAGTCTACATGCCGACACGCTTGCCACTTTCATGGCATCCGGACAGGATTTGATGTTCGAGGTCATCTCCCGTCAAATCGACGATCACGGCGGAGGTCTCGCCCGTGTCGATGGGAAACCGCGCCTGGTTGAGGGCCTGGCGATGCCTTCTGAACGCGATGAGTTCAAGCTCCGCTACTACAACTCCGCAACCGCATGGGTTCATCTCGATTCCCTGCTGCGCGCCTTCGAACTGGAGCGACACGACTTAAAAGACCCGCAAAAGGTTCGCGCATCCGTTCGAAAGTTTGCAGCCCGCATGCCGACCTATATCACGCTCAAAGAGGTGAAAAAACGATGGGGTCGCGGTCATGAGGATGTCTATCCAGTGCTGCAGTTCGAACGTCTATGGGGGGATATGAGTGCAGTTCCCGAACTCCGAACCGGATTTCTCAAGGTGGATCGTCAGCGCGGTCAGCAGCTCAAGGAACAGGCACAGCTTGATGGGTGGCTACGGGATGGTTCAGCCGATTACATCGCCTCACTCTGCAGTTGGGACTAA
- a CDS encoding sugar phosphate nucleotidyltransferase — MSEFSNKAVITSAGVSHRHLPVQTLTGREGYPVTTLFSQIQELVEAGIREIGMVVSPGTESLYMEAAGEHVDKLSFIVQHERLGYGHAVSLARDFVGEDDFILMVGDHIFVSQDSGKNCVTQVIEPYLQENCPVSAVQSTHESQIRFFGTIGGEYFDANRALYRIHEVIEKPTPTEAEEKLWVPGMRSGYYLCFFGIHLLTPRIFEFLHMTESGAFTGFSEALLAYGREGQYLAVELKGKRYDLENRHGLLFAQLALALDSKHRDEVLSGLISLLASSKP; from the coding sequence ATGAGTGAATTTTCCAATAAAGCTGTCATCACCTCCGCAGGAGTCTCCCATCGCCACCTTCCCGTGCAAACTCTCACCGGGCGTGAAGGTTATCCGGTCACGACTCTTTTCTCGCAGATTCAGGAACTCGTCGAAGCAGGCATTCGGGAGATTGGCATGGTCGTATCGCCAGGAACGGAATCCCTCTACATGGAGGCTGCCGGAGAACATGTGGACAAACTGAGCTTCATTGTGCAACACGAACGCCTCGGGTATGGCCATGCGGTTTCGCTGGCACGCGATTTTGTGGGGGAGGATGACTTCATTCTGATGGTTGGTGATCACATCTTCGTCAGCCAGGATTCAGGAAAAAACTGCGTGACTCAGGTCATCGAACCCTATCTGCAGGAGAATTGTCCGGTTTCCGCAGTTCAGTCGACTCATGAAAGTCAAATCCGGTTTTTTGGCACCATCGGCGGAGAGTATTTTGATGCCAACCGTGCACTTTACCGCATCCACGAAGTGATCGAAAAACCCACTCCGACGGAAGCGGAGGAAAAATTGTGGGTGCCCGGCATGCGCAGTGGATATTACCTCTGTTTCTTTGGCATCCACCTACTTACCCCCCGGATTTTTGAATTCCTTCACATGACCGAATCAGGTGCATTTACCGGATTTTCGGAAGCCTTGCTCGCCTATGGTCGCGAGGGTCAATACCTCGCCGTCGAATTGAAGGGAAAACGGTATGATCTGGAAAACCGCCACGGTCTGCTTTTTGCCCAGCTGGCGCTCGCGCTGGACAGTAAACACCGCGACGAGGTGCTCTCGGGGTTGATCAGCCTGCTCGCCTCCAGCAAACCCTGA